A stretch of Vibrio maritimus DNA encodes these proteins:
- the yajC gene encoding preprotein translocase subunit YajC, with protein MSLISAAHAAEAAPQGGGFEMLIMLGMFAVIFYFMIYRPQSKRAKEHKNLMASMGKGDEVLTNGGLIGKITKIAEDNDYIAIALNDNNEVVIKKDFVTAVLPKGTLKSL; from the coding sequence ATGAGTTTGATTTCTGCAGCTCACGCAGCTGAAGCAGCACCACAAGGTGGCGGTTTCGAAATGCTAATCATGCTAGGCATGTTCGCGGTAATTTTTTACTTCATGATTTACCGCCCACAATCTAAGCGTGCAAAAGAGCACAAAAACCTAATGGCTTCTATGGGTAAGGGCGACGAAGTCCTAACTAACGGCGGCCTAATCGGTAAAATCACTAAAATCGCTGAAGATAACGACTACATTGCAATCGCACTTAACGACAACAATGAAGTAGTTATCAAGAAAGACTTCGTTACTGCAGTGCTACCAAAAGGTACGCTGAAGTCTCTATAA
- the tgt gene encoding tRNA guanosine(34) transglycosylase Tgt produces the protein MKLQYELKKKDGHARRGQLTFERGTVQTPAFMPVGTYGTVKGMTPEEVRGTGAEILLGNTFHLWLRPGQEIMKLHGDLHDFMNWHGPILTDSGGFQVFSLGDIRKITEEGVHFRNPVNGDRIFMDAEKSMEIQKDLGSDVVMIFDECTPYPATHAEAKKSMEMSLRWAQRSRDHFDKLDNENSLFGIVQGSVYEDLREVSVKGLTDIGFDGYAVGGLAVGEPKEEMHRVLEFTTPKLPEDKPRYLMGVGKPEDLVEGVRRGIDMFDCVMPTRNARNGHLFVTGGVIKIRNATNKTDTGPLDENCDCYTCQNYSKAYLHHLDRCNEILGARLNTIHNLRHYQMLMESIRKAIDEDRFEQFVEEFYARRNREVPPLDMKVDAQ, from the coding sequence GTGAAATTACAATACGAACTTAAGAAAAAAGATGGTCACGCACGCCGTGGTCAATTGACGTTTGAACGCGGTACGGTGCAAACACCGGCATTTATGCCTGTAGGTACCTACGGTACGGTGAAAGGTATGACACCTGAAGAAGTACGCGGCACAGGTGCCGAGATTCTTCTCGGTAACACCTTCCACCTATGGCTTCGCCCAGGTCAAGAGATCATGAAGTTGCACGGCGACCTGCACGACTTCATGAACTGGCATGGTCCGATCCTGACTGATTCGGGCGGCTTCCAGGTATTCAGCCTTGGTGATATCCGTAAGATCACAGAAGAGGGTGTGCATTTCCGTAACCCAGTAAACGGTGACCGCATTTTCATGGATGCAGAAAAATCGATGGAAATCCAAAAAGATCTTGGCTCTGATGTAGTCATGATCTTTGACGAATGTACGCCATACCCAGCGACTCACGCAGAAGCGAAGAAGTCGATGGAAATGTCTCTGCGTTGGGCACAGCGCTCTCGCGACCACTTCGACAAGCTAGACAACGAGAACTCTCTATTTGGTATCGTTCAAGGTAGCGTGTACGAAGATCTGCGCGAAGTATCGGTGAAAGGTTTGACTGACATTGGCTTTGATGGCTATGCGGTTGGTGGTCTTGCAGTAGGTGAGCCTAAAGAAGAGATGCACCGCGTTCTTGAGTTCACGACACCTAAACTTCCTGAAGATAAACCTCGCTACCTGATGGGCGTAGGTAAACCAGAAGATTTGGTCGAAGGTGTTCGCCGTGGTATCGACATGTTCGACTGTGTGATGCCAACGCGTAACGCTCGTAACGGTCACTTGTTCGTAACAGGTGGCGTGATTAAGATTCGTAACGCAACAAACAAAACAGACACAGGTCCACTAGACGAGAACTGTGATTGCTACACCTGTCAGAATTACTCGAAAGCGTATCTACATCACCTAGATCGCTGTAACGAAATCTTGGGTGCTCGTCTCAACACGATTCACAACCTACGTCACTATCAAATGCTAATGGAAAGCATCCGTAAAGCGATTGATGAAGACCGTTTTGAGCAGTTTGTGGAAGAGTTTTACGCACGTCGCAACCGCGAAGTGCCACCACTAGATATGAAGGTCGACGCTCAATAG
- the queA gene encoding tRNA preQ1(34) S-adenosylmethionine ribosyltransferase-isomerase QueA, with product MQVSDFHFELPDELIARYPKAERSSSRLLQLTGNTGEVVDGNFTDIVSQVQPGDLLVFNNTRVIPARMFGRKASGGKLEVLVERMLDDKRVLAHVRCSKSPKPGTELFLGENDEYQAIMTARHDALFEIEMQSEKTVLEILNDVGHMPLPPYIDRPDEDADKERYQTVYNEKPGAVAAPTAGLHFDDGVLEQIKAKGANFAYVTLHVGAGTFQPVRVENIHDHHMHAEYVEVPQDVVDAIAETKANGGRIIAVGTTSVRSLESAAQDALKNGTELVPFFGDTEIFIFPGYEYQLVDCLVTNFHLPESTLIMLVSAFAGYDNVMNAYKHAVEQKYRFFSYGDAMFITKKTA from the coding sequence ATGCAAGTTTCAGATTTTCACTTCGAATTACCTGATGAGCTGATTGCTCGTTACCCAAAGGCAGAGCGCAGCTCAAGCCGACTGCTTCAATTGACCGGTAACACGGGTGAAGTTGTAGATGGAAACTTCACGGATATCGTCAGTCAAGTTCAACCTGGTGACCTTCTTGTGTTTAATAACACGCGCGTGATCCCAGCGCGTATGTTCGGTCGCAAAGCCTCTGGCGGTAAGCTAGAAGTACTGGTCGAGCGCATGCTTGATGACAAGCGCGTTCTGGCGCACGTACGTTGTTCAAAATCACCAAAACCAGGTACCGAGCTCTTTCTGGGTGAAAATGACGAATACCAAGCTATCATGACGGCGCGTCACGATGCATTGTTTGAGATTGAAATGCAGTCTGAAAAGACGGTGCTTGAGATCCTAAACGACGTTGGCCACATGCCACTGCCACCTTATATCGATCGTCCAGACGAAGATGCAGACAAAGAGCGCTACCAAACGGTTTACAACGAGAAACCAGGTGCGGTTGCCGCGCCGACTGCGGGTCTTCATTTTGATGATGGTGTTCTCGAGCAGATTAAAGCAAAAGGCGCTAACTTTGCGTATGTGACACTTCACGTTGGCGCAGGTACATTCCAGCCCGTTCGCGTTGAAAATATCCATGACCACCACATGCATGCTGAATATGTCGAAGTGCCTCAAGACGTGGTGGATGCGATTGCAGAGACTAAAGCAAACGGCGGTCGAATCATTGCTGTGGGTACCACCTCAGTGCGTTCACTCGAGAGTGCAGCGCAAGATGCACTGAAAAATGGTACCGAGTTAGTGCCTTTCTTTGGTGATACTGAGATTTTCATCTTCCCTGGCTATGAATATCAGCTAGTGGATTGTCTCGTGACAAACTTCCACCTACCAGAATCGACGCTGATTATGTTGGTCAGTGCGTTTGCAGGCTATGACAATGTCATGAATGCCTACAAGCATGCAGTAGAGCAAAAATACCGTTTCTTTAGCTATGGTGATGCGATGTTCATTACCAAGAAAACGGCATAA